In the genome of Streptomyces fagopyri, the window CCAGCTCCAGCGGCGAATACCCCGGGTTGCCCCCCGGATTGTTCCGCCGGCCCGCTCTCAGCTTCGCGCCGTCGATGGCGCCGAGGGCGCCGGTGACACGGTCCGCGTCCAGTGAACGGTCGTTGGCCCGGTCCGCCTTGTTGTACGCGGTGGTGAAGTCGTCGAGGGCGCGGGCGGCCTCGCCCCGCGTGGCCGCCGGGACGACCTCCCGCTCCCCGTGCACCACCACACAGCCGCTCGCCGCCACGGACAGGACGGTCACCGCGCCCGTCGCCAGGGCGAAACGGTGGTGACCACCAGGTCCGAGACGGCGCAGAGCCGTTCGTGCGAGGCTAAGAAGTCTTCGAGGGCTGTGACCCGCGCGATCCCTGCTCATCAGGTACCTTCACCTTCCCCTTCCCGGAGGCGAACCCTACCGGGGCGAGGAAGATCGCGAGTGTCGGTACCAAGTAGAGCGCCCACACCGTGATCTGAACGACGGTCGGATCGGGCTGGAAGTTGAAGACGCCCTTGAGGAGGGTGCCGTACCAGCTGTCCGGCGGGATCGTGCCGCTGATGTCGAAGGCCAGGTTCCGCAGCCCGGGGATCCAGTCGGCTTCCTGCAGGTCGTGCACGCCGTACGCGATCACGCCGGCGGCGACCACGACCAGCATGCCGCCGGTCCAGGTGAAGAACTTGGCGAGGTTGATCCGCAGGGCGCCCCGGTAGAAGAGCCAGCCGAGGAGCACCGCGGTCAGGAGACCCAGGGCGACACCGATCAGCGGGCGTGGCGTGCCGTCACTCGCGGCGTGCACCGACGCCCACACGAACAGCGCGGTCTCCAGGCCCTCCCGGCCGACCGCCAGGAACGCGGTCGCGACCAGCGCGCCGGTCCCCATCGCCAGCGCGGCGTCCAGCTTGCCGTGCAGTTCGGACTTCAGATGCCGGGCGGTGCGCCGCATCCAGAAGACCATCCAGGTCACCAGACCGACCGCGACGATCGACAGCGAACCGCCGAGCGCCTCCTGGGCCTCGAACGTCATCTCCTGGGAACCGAATTCGAGCGCGCAGCCGAAGCCGAGCGCCAGCAGGATCGCGACGGCGATCCCGGTCCAGATGGGCCGCAGGGCGTCCCTGCGGCCCGTCTTCACCAGGTAGGCGATGAGGATGCAGACGACGAGGCTGGCCTCCAGCCCCTCGCGCAGGCCGATCAGATAGTTGCCGAACACGGGCTAGGCCTCCTTGGAGAACAGCGTGCGCCCCCACCAGTCGTCCTTGTCGCGGACGCCGGGCGGGACGGCGAAGACCGCCGAACTCACGTGCTGGATGTACTCGTTGAGCGCGTCGGAGCGCGAGAGGCTGCGCTGCACGGGGATGAACCCCTTGCGCACGTCACGCTGGTAGGCGAGGAAGAACAGCCCCGCCTCCAGCCGGCCCAGACCGTCGGTGCCGTCCGTGAAGGAGTAGCCGCGGCGCAGCAGCGTGATCCCGTCGTTGGACTCGGGATGCGCGAGCCGGACGTGCGCGTCCGGCTTCATCGCCTTGAGGAACGGCTCGTCGCGCTCCTTGGCCTTGCCGGCCGGCGCGCCCTCGCCCTTGTCCCGGCCGAACACGTCCTCCTGCTCCTGCAGCGAAGTGCGGTCCCAGGTCTCGACGTTCATCCGGATACGGCGCGCCACGAGGTACGAGCCACCGGTGATCCAGGCCGGCCCGTCGCCGTCGCCCACCCACACGAACTTCTTCAGGCGCTCCGGCTCGGTGCCCGCGATGTTGCGGGTG includes:
- the efeU gene encoding iron uptake transporter permease EfeU, with protein sequence MFGNYLIGLREGLEASLVVCILIAYLVKTGRRDALRPIWTGIAVAILLALGFGCALEFGSQEMTFEAQEALGGSLSIVAVGLVTWMVFWMRRTARHLKSELHGKLDAALAMGTGALVATAFLAVGREGLETALFVWASVHAASDGTPRPLIGVALGLLTAVLLGWLFYRGALRINLAKFFTWTGGMLVVVAAGVIAYGVHDLQEADWIPGLRNLAFDISGTIPPDSWYGTLLKGVFNFQPDPTVVQITVWALYLVPTLAIFLAPVGFASGKGKVKVPDEQGSRGSQPSKTS